A DNA window from Gigantopelta aegis isolate Gae_Host chromosome 4, Gae_host_genome, whole genome shotgun sequence contains the following coding sequences:
- the LOC121372192 gene encoding SH3 domain-containing protein Dlish-like, which translates to MAFLCPSRLGKEKRKKKDRSTLLLGRITGSASIDTLVRVGLEKQHGLSPESRMVVLQDFRACAEREIDVDQGLEVYVLYEDNEWSYVITEDAREGYVPNSYLSPWKNFHKRPLTPPSQYDPASDLSDPDLDSSHQPETVQRFTPKSSDQTFDVRQFKKHPYGRYVVVFDFEAADENDVTVESREVVTVLNMEDPDWYWVTRGNGEEGFVPRSFMCPFPSDLNLNTIGVDAIGAPAPEYTESEASRRRRDVNTNTLVEFTVTQDYKAQSKADLNVVVGDEVFADLTNQEGDEWLWVYSSKSNKCGYIPRVNARPAKGRLPVHHRALTNPNVAVV; encoded by the exons ATGGCGTTTCTGTGTCCAAGTCGCCTGGGGaaggagaaaagaaaaaagaaag ATCGCTCCACTCTCCTGCTCGGCCGGATCACTGGAAGTGCCAGCATAGACACACTGGTTCGAGTGGGTCTCGAGAAACAGCACGGACTAAGTCCAGAGTCGAGGATGGTTGTCCTGCAGGACTTCCGGGCATGCGCAGAACGCGAGATCGACGTCGACCAGGGCCTGGAGGTCTACGTTCTGTACGAGGACAACGAATGGTCCTACGTCATCACGGAGGATGCGAGGGAAGGTTACGTCCCCAATTCGTACCTCTCGCCGTGGAAGAACTTTCACAAGAGACCCCTTACTCCTCCCTCACAGTACGACCCGGCCTCAGATTTAAGTGACCCTGACCTTGACTCGAGTCATCAACCAGAGACAGTGCAGCGCTTCACGCCAAAGTCTTCAGATCAGACATTTGACGTGAGGCAGTTTAAGAAACACCCATATGGCCGCTATGTTGTCGTGTTCGATTTTGAAGCAGCAGACGAAAACGACGTCACGGTAGAGAGCAGGGAAGTTGTTACTGTACTCAATATGGAAGACCCGGACTGGTACTGGGTGACTAGAGGAAATGGCGAAGAAGGATTCGTTCCAAGGTCATTCATGTGCCCATTTCCCAGTGATTTGAATTTAAACACAATAGGAGTGGATGCAATAG GAGCACCAGCACCCGAATACACCGAGTCTGAAGCTTCCAGGAGACGGAGAGACGTGAACACGAACACTCTGGTTGAATTTACCGTTACACAAGACTACAAGGCCCAATCAAAAGCTGACCTGAATGTTGTCGTCGGCGACGAGGTGTTCGCCGATCTGACCAATCAAGAAGGGGATGAATGGCTTTGGGTTTACTCATCCAAGTCAAACAAGTGTGGATATATTCCTCGAGTGAATGCTCGCCCCGCTAAAGGCAGATTGCCGGTACATCACAGAGCTTTAACAAATCCTAACGTTGCCGTTGTCTGA